The DNA sequence CGCCCAACCCATCACGACGTCATCCCCCTGGTCCTCCATGGGGAACCAAGCCCCTGGAAAGGCCTGCCCGGGAGACAGCATGACCTTGAAACGGAAACTCACCCCCCGGTGGGGAACATCGCCGGGGGATACGAAATCCCCGGTTCCAAGATGCTCAACAGAGGTTATCGCATTCACAATATATGTCTTGACCGAGCCGCTCGAAGGATCGTATCCCCTCACCCGCCACAGGGCACCGGAGAGGGAAAAACCCCAGGGATCCAGCAGGACGCGCTTGCCATCCTTGCCGCTTGGGGCTTTCAAGGTGACGCAGGTACGTTTCCTGTCCATCATGGCCTCCATGAGGGACAGGAAAACCCCTCCCTCCGGGGGCACCACGGGGCAGGACACGGCGCTTCTTGCCACGTCCTGCCCCACCGCCATGATCCTGGATGGCACCTGACCTTCAAGCATCCGCTGGACGCTTTGAAAGAACTTAGACAGGTGGGGCATGAGCCTTTGGGATATCTCAAGGGCGAAGGAGAGGGCGGAGGCCTCGTTGGGGGTGATGGACAACGATACGGGAAGCTTTTCTATGCTGGCCAAGATGTAGCGCCTTGAGGAACTGTCGAAACGGATGTCCACCCCCAGGCTCTCCCGCAGCAGTTAAGATCCCTCTCCATGGTCCTGGCGCAACGGTAGCCCATGCGGGACATGAGCTCCCCCTTGGGATAGCCGCTCTTGCGGTCGAACAACGCCACCAAGTCCTTAAGACGCTTAAGCCTTTCGGAGCTTAGATCCCTGGCCACCCGATT is a window from the Thermanaerothrix sp. genome containing:
- a CDS encoding WYL domain-containing protein, with the translated sequence MDIRFDSSSRRYILASIEKLPVSLSITPNEASALSFALEISQRLMPHLSKFFQSVQRMLEGQVPSRIMAVGQDVARSAVSCPVVPPEGGVFLSLMEAMMDRKRTCVTLKAPSGKDGKRVLLDPWGFSLSGALWRVRGYDPSSGSVKTYIVNAITSVEHLGTGDFVSPGDVPHRGVSFRFKVMLSPGQAFPGAWFPMEDQGDDVVMGWAPDHEEVVRWALASAPYVKLIDPPELLKRVDDTLVSLDLKAPMLPKP